The Amycolatopsis jiangsuensis nucleotide sequence GCGGCCCGACGCGGTGCGCGAGGGCGTGCAGGCCACCTGGCTCGCCGTGCTCGTCGGGCTGGTGCTGCTGGTCGCGGGGCAGGCGCTGGCCGGGCCGGTCGCACGTGCGCTGTCCGGCAGCGACGAGATCGCCGCGGCCGCCGTGTCATGGCTGCGGATCGCCTTGTTCGGCGCGCCGCTGATCCTCGTCACGATGGCGGGCAACGGCTGGATGCGCGGGGTGCAGGACGCCGCGCGCCCGTTGCGGTATGTGCTGGCGGGCAACGGGATTTCCGCCGTACTGTGCCCGTTGCTGGTGTACGTGGCGGGGCTGGGGCTGGAAGGCTCGGCGATCGCGAACGTCGTCGCACAGATCGTGTCGGCCACGCTGTTCTTCGTCGCGCTGGCGCGGGAACGCGTGCCGTTGCGTCCGGATTTCGGGGTCATGCGGGCACAGCTGAGTCTCGGCCGGGACCTGGTGCTGCGGAGCCTGGCGTTCCAGGCGTGTTTCGTGTCGGCCGCCGCGGTGGCCGCCCGCACCTCGACCGAGGCGGTGGGGGCGCACCAGGTGGTGCTGCAGCTGTGGACGTTCCTGTCGCTCGTGCTCGACTCGGTCGCGATCGCCGCGCAGTCGCTCGTGGGCGCCGCGCTGGGCGGCGGGGCGGCACGGCAGGCGCGGGGTATCGCCACGCAGATCGCCCTCTACGGCTTGGTTTTCGGCTGTTTCCTGTGCGTGGTGTTCGCCGCGCTGTGGAGCACCCTGCCGCATGCGTTCACCTCCGATCCCGGAGTCCTCGGCGAAATACCGCACGCGTGGTGGTTCTTCGTGGCACTGCAACCGATCGCCGGAGTCGTCTTCGCCCTGGACGGTGTCCTCCTCGGCGCCGGCGACGCCGCCTTCCTCCGCACCGCGACGCTGGTCAGCGCGGGTCTGGGGTTCCTGCCGCTGATCTGGCTGTCGCTGGCTTTCGACTGGGGCCTCACCGGCATCTGGAGCGGGCTTTCGCTGTTCATGGTCTTCCGCCTGGCCGCCGTGGTGGCCCGCTGGCGCTCCGGCAACTGGGCAGTGACCGGCGCGATCCGGGCCACCTGACCGGACCCGGCCACCGGGCCGTGACGCACGCCGGGTCCCGGGCTGTTGCGGTCGGGTGTGGGTAGGTGGCGGGCTGCCTCGGTGGGCCGGTGGGGTGTCTGGGTAGATCGGTGCTGTTGCAGCTGGGTGCGGGTAGCTGGCCCGCCTGCCCGGTAGGCCACCGGGCGTCCGAGTGCATCGGTGCTTCGCCGGAAGTGGCTGTGCGCCGTAGCTACCTGCCGCGGTGCGGTGGACGTGGTTCCGCGTGGTGGCTTGCGCGCGTTCGCCGGGAGGCTTCCGGCTGCTCCACAACGGCGCCGCTCCAGCCGGCGCGAAAGCCGCGGCACCGTCCCGGCCCGTGTGGTGAATGCCACCCGGATAACGGCTATGTATCGGGCCGGTCAAGGCGATACAACCAACGGGGCGGCAGCGTCGTCGTCTTTTCCTGCCCGGTCTCCGTACCCGATTCCCGTACCCGACGACTGTCCGACGCCTGTCTGCCCTGTGGAGGAACCCTTGTCGCCCGCCGGTCGTGCTACTGCCCGGTCCTGGCTCATCTGGCTCACCGCTGTCCTGGTCTACCTGCTTGCCGTGTTCCACCGGACCTCGTTCGGCGTCGCCGGGCTCGAGGCGGCGGACCGGTTCGGGGTGGGGGCCGCGGCGCTCGGCACCTTCACCGTGCTCCAAGTGGGCGTGTACGCCGCCATGCAGATCCCCACCGGCGTCCTGGTGGACCGGTACGGGCCGCGGCGAGTGCTCCTCACCGCCGTGCTCGTGCTCGGCAGCGGGCAGCTGCTGCTCGGCGTCGCGGACACCTACGGGCTCGGCCTGCTCGCCCGCGGCGTGCTCGGGCTGGGCGACGCGCTCACCTTCGTCAGTGTGCTGCGGCTCGTCGCCGCGCACTTCCCTGGCCGGCAGTACGCGTTGCTGACTTCCTTCACCTCCGCGATCGGGTACGTCGGCAACCTCGCCGCCACCGTCCCGCTCACCCTGCTGCTCGACGGTCCGGGGTGGACGTTCACCTTCATCGCGGTCGGTGCGGTCACCTTGCTGTACGCCGTGCCGGTCGCGTTGCGGGTGCGGGACACCCCGGCCGGCGAACCTGAACCGGTGCGGGAAGCGGTGCGGCCGGCGCAGCTGGGCCGGGCCGTCCGTGCCGCCTGGTCGGTGCCGGGCACCCGGCTGGGTTTCTGGGTGCACTTCAGCACGATGTTCGCGCCGAACGTGCTGACCCTGCTGTGGGGTGTGCCGTTTCTGGTGCAGGGACAGGGTTTGCCCGCCGCGACCGCGAGCGCGCTGCTCACCGTGTTCGTCTTCGGCTCGATGGCCGGCGGCCCGGTGCTGGGCGCGCTGATCGGCCG carries:
- a CDS encoding MATE family efflux transporter, with the translated sequence MSESVPSVVEPAERVPARRVLGLAVPALGVLAAEPLYVLVDTAVVGHLGALPLAGLALGGVVLSQISTQLTFLSYGTTSRTARLHGAGRRPDAVREGVQATWLAVLVGLVLLVAGQALAGPVARALSGSDEIAAAAVSWLRIALFGAPLILVTMAGNGWMRGVQDAARPLRYVLAGNGISAVLCPLLVYVAGLGLEGSAIANVVAQIVSATLFFVALARERVPLRPDFGVMRAQLSLGRDLVLRSLAFQACFVSAAAVAARTSTEAVGAHQVVLQLWTFLSLVLDSVAIAAQSLVGAALGGGAARQARGIATQIALYGLVFGCFLCVVFAALWSTLPHAFTSDPGVLGEIPHAWWFFVALQPIAGVVFALDGVLLGAGDAAFLRTATLVSAGLGFLPLIWLSLAFDWGLTGIWSGLSLFMVFRLAAVVARWRSGNWAVTGAIRAT
- a CDS encoding MFS transporter codes for the protein MSPAGRATARSWLIWLTAVLVYLLAVFHRTSFGVAGLEAADRFGVGAAALGTFTVLQVGVYAAMQIPTGVLVDRYGPRRVLLTAVLVLGSGQLLLGVADTYGLGLLARGVLGLGDALTFVSVLRLVAAHFPGRQYALLTSFTSAIGYVGNLAATVPLTLLLDGPGWTFTFIAVGAVTLLYAVPVALRVRDTPAGEPEPVREAVRPAQLGRAVRAAWSVPGTRLGFWVHFSTMFAPNVLTLLWGVPFLVQGQGLPAATASALLTVFVFGSMAGGPVLGALIGRRPSLRMPLVGGYLGGATVVWAVLLGWSGPLPVGVLVPAFAFLALGGPASMIGFALARDYNPLDRVGTATGVVNVGGFVATTVTALLVGVLLQLTGGDFRLSLLAVVAVLALGTWRMLTWWRRARAHLFAAEARGEQVPVRIRRHRWDRLPEPVRLAA